The Roseococcus microcysteis genome contains a region encoding:
- a CDS encoding ABC transporter substrate-binding protein, producing MQRRALLASPFLALPAGAALAQPNRPLTVGMAGIPTGMDPHFHSTNNNNALLGQIFETLVLMHTDGSLRPRLAESWRVMDDLTWEFKLRSGVRFHDGTPFEPEDIAFSFERVPQVPNSPGPFTPMVRSVRRVEVVDPVTVRFHTSAPTPFFPRDIIAIHILSRRIHANATLADFNAGRGMIGTGPYKFVSYAQGERLEVERNPDYWGDPAPWPRAVFRFLTNAGARSAALLAGDVDLIDNVPFQDIPRFNNDPRIALFSVDSVTTSYIMPDTVREPAPHMFNRAGQPLERNPLRDVRVRQALSLAIPRQGIVERLFQGQGRPANQFAAPSLPDRVPDLPEMAYDVNRARALLREAGWGEGFRLTIHGPNGWIPGDADLLQAVAQGWTRAGIETRVEVLPPANFYSRATAREFSVIFATFTTSTAANMMRQVAMTRDPATGVGPFNRLLYSNAEVDRPLEEALRTMDEARRTALTQQAMRALTADLGIIPVHYLRNNWAGLRNRVRYDPSPLFYTNAILATPA from the coding sequence ATGCAACGCCGCGCCCTGCTCGCCTCCCCCTTCCTTGCCCTGCCCGCGGGGGCGGCGCTGGCCCAGCCCAACCGCCCGCTGACGGTCGGCATGGCCGGCATCCCGACCGGGATGGACCCGCATTTCCACAGCACCAACAACAACAACGCGCTGCTGGGCCAGATCTTCGAGACGCTGGTCCTCATGCACACCGATGGCAGCCTGCGCCCCCGCCTCGCGGAATCCTGGCGGGTGATGGATGACCTGACCTGGGAGTTCAAGCTGCGTTCCGGCGTGCGCTTCCACGACGGCACGCCCTTCGAACCCGAGGACATCGCCTTCAGCTTCGAGCGCGTGCCCCAGGTGCCCAACTCGCCCGGCCCCTTCACCCCCATGGTCCGCAGCGTGCGCCGCGTCGAGGTGGTGGACCCCGTAACGGTGCGCTTCCACACCAGCGCGCCCACGCCCTTCTTCCCGCGCGACATCATCGCGATCCATATCCTCTCGCGCCGCATCCATGCGAACGCGACGCTGGCCGACTTCAACGCGGGCCGCGGCATGATCGGCACCGGGCCGTATAAGTTCGTCTCCTACGCCCAGGGCGAGCGGCTGGAGGTGGAGCGCAACCCCGACTACTGGGGCGACCCCGCCCCCTGGCCGCGCGCCGTCTTCCGCTTCCTGACCAATGCCGGCGCGCGCAGCGCGGCGCTGCTGGCGGGCGATGTGGACCTGATCGACAACGTCCCCTTCCAGGACATCCCGCGCTTCAACAACGACCCGCGCATCGCGCTGTTCAGCGTGGACAGCGTCACCACCAGCTACATCATGCCCGACACGGTGCGCGAACCCGCGCCGCACATGTTCAACCGCGCGGGGCAGCCGCTGGAGCGCAACCCCCTGCGCGACGTGCGGGTGCGCCAGGCGCTCAGCCTCGCCATTCCGCGCCAGGGCATCGTGGAGCGGCTGTTCCAGGGCCAGGGGCGGCCGGCCAACCAGTTCGCCGCCCCCTCCCTGCCCGACCGCGTGCCGGACCTGCCGGAGATGGCCTATGACGTGAACCGCGCCCGCGCCCTGCTGCGCGAGGCGGGCTGGGGCGAGGGCTTCCGCCTCACCATCCATGGCCCCAATGGCTGGATCCCGGGCGATGCGGACCTGCTGCAGGCGGTGGCCCAGGGCTGGACGCGCGCGGGCATCGAGACGCGGGTGGAGGTGCTGCCACCGGCCAATTTCTACAGCCGCGCGACGGCCCGCGAATTCTCCGTGATCTTCGCGACCTTCACCACCAGCACCGCCGCCAACATGATGCGCCAGGTGGCCATGACGCGGGACCCGGCGACGGGTGTCGGCCCCTTCAACCGCCTGCTCTATTCCAACGCCGAGGTGGATCGTCCGCTGGAGGAAGCGCTGCGGACCATGGACGAGGCGCGCCGCACCGCGCTGACCCAGCAGGCCATGCGGGCGCTGACGGCGGATCTCGGCATCATCCCGGTGCACTACCTGCGGAACAATTGGGCGGGGCTGCGGAACCGGGTGCGGTATGATCCCTCGCCCCTTTTCTACACCAACGCCATCCTGGCCACCCCGGCCTGA